In Gemmatimonadetes bacterium T265, one DNA window encodes the following:
- a CDS encoding phosphoglycerate mutase, with product MASALGAAVTLYLVRHGAAAGAEGRCVGHADLPLAPGAREALARLAEGWPHPRPPRLVASDLARARESAAVLAAEWGAAAPVPADARLREMNFGRWDGRTWADLEREDGPALGAWMADWQNARAPGGEGFDDVIARAAEWLRDTVAAAQADGVREVAAVAHAGSIRALLVHAFGLPKEVAFRVRVDHATVTGLRFAGGELDADCRRAELLFSNAEGERWNGRSET from the coding sequence GTGGCTTCGGCGTTAGGCGCGGCCGTCACGCTGTACCTCGTGCGCCACGGCGCCGCCGCGGGGGCGGAGGGGCGCTGCGTCGGGCACGCCGACCTGCCGCTCGCGCCGGGCGCGCGCGAAGCCCTCGCCCGGCTCGCCGAGGGGTGGCCCCACCCCCGCCCGCCGCGCCTCGTCGCGAGCGACCTCGCCCGCGCCCGCGAGTCCGCCGCGGTCCTCGCCGCCGAGTGGGGCGCCGCGGCGCCGGTGCCGGCCGACGCCCGTCTGCGCGAGATGAACTTCGGCCGGTGGGACGGGCGCACCTGGGCCGACCTGGAGCGCGAGGACGGGCCGGCGTTAGGCGCTTGGATGGCGGACTGGCAGAACGCGAGGGCGCCCGGCGGGGAAGGCTTCGACGACGTCATCGCGCGCGCGGCGGAGTGGCTGCGCGACACGGTCGCGGCGGCCCAGGCGGACGGGGTGCGCGAGGTGGCGGCCGTAGCGCACGCGGGGAGTATCCGGGCGCTGCTCGTGCACGCGTTCGGCCTGCCGAAGGAGGTCGCGTTTCGGGTCCGGGTCGACCACGCAACGGTCACGGGCTTACGGTTCGCGGGCGGAGAGCTTGATGCGGATTGCCGGCGCGCGGAACTGCTGTTCTCGAATGCCGAGGGGGAAAGGTGGAACGGCCGCTCCGAGACTTGA
- the cobS gene encoding adenosylcobinamide-GDP ribazoletransferase: MWTAAVTELRVFFTAVMFLTRIPCPRWVGHDPAWLARSTAYFPLVGVVVGLVGGAALWAAARVWPPFVAAALSTAATVRVTGAFHEDALADSCDGFGGGWEPAQVLAIMKDSRIGSYGAVGLALVLLTKVGALAAIAAADAGTAARALVAAHTLGRWSSLPLIWGLPYVRQDEAGAKAKPFAAAVTGPRLAAGSALSAGVTAAALAPLGPAAVVAALALAAAVTALAARYFRRRIGGTTGDCLGAANQLVELATYLLLASAWLRR; encoded by the coding sequence GTGTGGACGGCGGCCGTGACCGAGCTGCGGGTGTTCTTCACGGCGGTCATGTTCCTGACCCGCATCCCGTGCCCGCGCTGGGTCGGCCACGACCCGGCGTGGCTCGCGCGCTCGACGGCGTACTTCCCGCTCGTCGGCGTCGTGGTCGGGCTCGTCGGGGGCGCGGCGCTCTGGGCCGCCGCGCGCGTCTGGCCCCCCTTCGTCGCCGCCGCGCTCTCGACCGCGGCGACGGTGCGGGTCACGGGCGCGTTCCACGAGGACGCGCTCGCCGACAGCTGCGACGGCTTCGGCGGCGGGTGGGAACCGGCGCAGGTGCTCGCGATCATGAAGGACAGCCGCATCGGCTCGTACGGCGCCGTGGGCCTCGCCCTCGTCCTGCTCACGAAGGTCGGCGCCCTGGCCGCGATCGCCGCCGCGGACGCCGGGACGGCGGCGCGCGCGCTCGTCGCCGCGCACACGTTAGGCCGCTGGTCGAGCCTGCCGCTCATCTGGGGCCTGCCCTACGTGCGCCAGGACGAGGCGGGCGCGAAGGCAAAGCCGTTCGCGGCGGCCGTGACCGGCCCGCGCCTCGCCGCCGGCAGCGCGCTCTCCGCCGGCGTCACGGCCGCCGCCCTCGCGCCGCTCGGCCCCGCGGCCGTCGTCGCGGCCCTCGCCCTCGCGGCCGCGGTCACCGCGCTCGCCGCACGCTACTTCCGCCGACGCATCGGCGGCACGACCGGCGACTGCCTCGGCGCCGCCAACCAGCTCGTCGAGCTCGCGACGTACCTCCTGCTCGCCTCGGCGTGGCTTCGGCGTTAG
- a CDS encoding cob(I)alamin adenosyltransferase has translation MADATDPTTPPPDAGATTPGGRRAPRPKRKRPGPYRVPPRERRHGLLIVNTGHGKGKTTAALGILLRAAGRGMRVGMFQFIKSAADPYGEHVAAARLGVEIVALGDGFTWLSDDLAADRALAAAGWERCRAALAGGEYDVLIFDEMTYAFSYGWLDVDEVVAAIRARPAGTHVVVTGRDAPDALVAAADLVTEMRLVKHPYEDQGVGAQPGIEL, from the coding sequence ATGGCTGACGCGACCGACCCGACCACCCCGCCCCCCGACGCGGGCGCGACCACGCCCGGCGGCCGCCGCGCCCCGCGCCCCAAGCGGAAGCGGCCCGGCCCGTACCGCGTCCCCCCGCGCGAGCGGCGCCACGGGCTGCTCATCGTCAACACCGGGCACGGCAAGGGGAAGACGACCGCAGCGTTAGGCATCCTGCTGCGCGCCGCGGGGCGCGGGATGCGCGTCGGCATGTTCCAGTTCATCAAGAGCGCCGCCGACCCCTACGGCGAGCACGTCGCCGCCGCCCGGCTCGGCGTCGAGATCGTCGCGCTCGGCGACGGCTTCACCTGGCTCTCCGACGACCTCGCGGCCGACCGCGCGCTCGCCGCGGCCGGCTGGGAGCGGTGCCGCGCCGCGCTCGCCGGCGGCGAGTACGACGTGCTCATCTTCGACGAGATGACGTACGCCTTCAGCTACGGCTGGCTCGACGTGGACGAGGTCGTCGCCGCGATCCGCGCGCGCCCGGCCGGCACGCACGTCGTCGTCACCGGCCGCGACGCGCCCGACGCGCTCGTCGCCGCCGCGGACCTCGTCACCGAGATGCGCCTCGTGAAGCACCCGTACGAGGACCAGGGCGTCGGCGCGCAGCCGGGGATCGAGCTGTGA
- a CDS encoding TonB-dependent receptor, whose translation MSSRPAHAAVLAACIAAAAPLAAQQPQRPDSAARDSVRDAARRLAPVVVTATRAPAPADEVPQRVVTITRAEIERTPVNDAVDALKKIAGLDVVQYPGILGGVGIRGFQPTEGTLQQTVLLLIDGRPSGVYNLSTVDLSNVERIEVLKGPASALYGSSAMGGVVNFITRASHGAPNGAVSAAYGTFAQSELTGRAGGVLARPGGYAIDADVAGRRYEEAQNYRIGGDGLFRSLVGGTDATKVYTGTSTPSRTVGDTAGNGLVRDFTTYTTGSGSARVGVALPGAMRVDVRGELFRADNVLTPGDLYAIGSDYTGDGRKNTRRGTQDVTIGRDLRAFAADTGAAGLTQAPTLRLYNARERAEYYDTPTGPRFIDYTGTTATTGLQLQDVLRYAGQSLTAGFDASRADASSQSFAQTDGVTSQVGTYSPDSRLSSAAGFAEARLRSPGGRVTGTLGGRLDRITLDVRATPFRPDVTPGTDHFTVFNPSAGLQAEVGGGLRAHATAGRAFVAPDAFGTAGYAFTTSPTGAEITVGNPNLRPEHSVTVDGGLSYALPARALDLDVTYFHTDVTDRITTAFAAFPAGAGPTTAAGDRIASIQTAANAGRARIRGLEATVRYDLGRALGNAYSLAFFAGGTRYFRAEETTPTVAVDTAGLSAVQHLDTRAVFSRIVLGPASTTTRIRNVANLAATAGAEYAGAGPFSARLAGRYVGRRFDYDFSNFNDVSDILYPAFLVVDLTAGVRLRERYRVEALVDNLTNENYYEKRGYNLPGRAVRVRVTAGF comes from the coding sequence ATGTCGTCCCGCCCGGCGCACGCCGCCGTCCTCGCCGCGTGCATCGCCGCCGCCGCGCCGCTCGCCGCCCAACAGCCGCAGCGTCCGGACTCGGCCGCGCGCGACTCCGTCCGCGACGCCGCGCGCCGCCTCGCGCCCGTCGTCGTCACCGCGACCCGCGCCCCGGCCCCCGCCGACGAGGTGCCGCAGCGCGTCGTCACCATCACGCGCGCCGAGATCGAGCGCACGCCCGTCAACGACGCGGTCGACGCGCTCAAGAAGATCGCCGGCCTCGACGTCGTGCAGTACCCGGGGATCCTCGGCGGCGTCGGCATCCGCGGCTTCCAGCCGACCGAGGGCACGCTCCAGCAGACCGTGCTGCTCCTCATCGACGGGCGCCCGTCGGGCGTCTACAACCTCTCCACCGTCGACCTCTCCAACGTCGAGCGCATCGAGGTCCTCAAGGGCCCCGCGTCCGCGCTCTACGGCTCGAGCGCGATGGGCGGCGTCGTCAACTTCATCACGCGCGCGTCGCACGGCGCGCCCAACGGCGCGGTGAGCGCGGCCTACGGCACCTTCGCGCAGAGCGAGCTCACCGGGCGCGCGGGCGGCGTGCTGGCGCGCCCCGGCGGCTACGCGATCGACGCCGACGTCGCCGGGCGCCGCTACGAGGAGGCGCAGAACTACCGCATCGGCGGCGACGGGCTGTTCCGCTCCCTCGTCGGCGGCACGGACGCGACGAAGGTCTACACCGGCACGAGCACGCCGTCGCGCACGGTGGGCGACACCGCGGGCAACGGGCTCGTGCGCGACTTCACGACCTACACGACGGGGAGCGGGAGCGCCCGCGTCGGCGTCGCGCTGCCGGGCGCGATGCGCGTCGACGTGCGCGGCGAGCTGTTCCGCGCCGACAACGTGCTCACCCCGGGCGACCTCTACGCGATCGGGAGCGACTACACGGGCGACGGCCGCAAGAACACGCGCCGCGGCACGCAGGACGTCACCATCGGCCGCGACCTCCGGGCCTTCGCGGCCGACACCGGGGCGGCCGGCCTCACGCAGGCGCCGACGCTCCGCCTCTACAACGCCCGCGAGCGGGCCGAGTACTACGACACGCCCACGGGCCCGCGCTTCATCGACTACACGGGCACGACCGCGACGACGGGGCTGCAGTTGCAGGACGTGCTGCGCTACGCGGGCCAGTCGCTCACCGCGGGGTTCGACGCGTCGCGCGCCGACGCGTCGTCGCAGAGCTTCGCGCAGACGGACGGCGTGACGAGCCAGGTCGGCACCTACAGCCCCGACTCGCGCCTGTCGAGCGCCGCGGGCTTCGCCGAGGCGCGGCTGCGGAGCCCGGGCGGCCGCGTGACCGGGACGTTAGGCGGACGGCTCGACCGCATCACGCTCGACGTGCGCGCGACGCCCTTCCGCCCCGACGTCACGCCCGGCACCGACCACTTCACCGTCTTCAACCCGAGCGCGGGGCTGCAGGCCGAGGTCGGCGGCGGCCTCCGCGCGCACGCCACCGCGGGGCGCGCCTTCGTCGCCCCCGACGCGTTCGGCACGGCGGGGTACGCGTTCACCACCTCGCCGACCGGGGCCGAGATCACGGTCGGCAACCCGAACCTGCGCCCCGAGCACTCGGTCACCGTCGACGGCGGCCTCTCGTACGCGCTCCCGGCGCGCGCGCTCGACCTCGACGTGACGTACTTCCACACCGACGTCACCGACCGCATCACGACCGCGTTCGCCGCGTTCCCCGCCGGCGCCGGCCCGACGACGGCCGCGGGCGACCGGATCGCGAGCATCCAGACCGCGGCCAACGCGGGGCGGGCGCGCATCCGCGGCCTCGAGGCGACGGTCCGCTACGACCTCGGGCGCGCGTTAGGCAATGCCTACTCGCTCGCCTTCTTCGCCGGCGGCACGCGCTACTTCCGCGCGGAGGAGACGACGCCGACGGTCGCGGTCGACACGGCCGGGCTCTCGGCGGTGCAGCACCTCGACACGCGCGCGGTGTTCTCGCGCATCGTCCTCGGCCCGGCGAGCACGACGACGCGCATCCGCAACGTCGCGAACCTCGCGGCGACCGCGGGGGCCGAGTACGCCGGCGCCGGTCCTTTCTCCGCGCGCCTCGCCGGGCGGTACGTGGGGCGGCGGTTCGACTACGACTTCTCGAACTTCAACGACGTGTCGGACATCCTCTACCCGGCGTTCCTCGTCGTCGACCTGACGGCCGGGGTGCGCCTGCGGGAGCGGTACCGGGTGGAGGCGCTCGTCGACAACCTCACGAACGAGAATTATTACGAGAAGCGCGGGTACAACCTGCCGGGGCGCGCGGTGCGGGTACGCGTCACGGCCGGCTTCTGA
- the hmuV gene encoding hemin import ATP-binding protein HmuV, protein MTGAAAAPAGWTARELRYRHPGAARPAVDGVTLDVPPARLTAVLGPNGAGKSTLLALLLGTLPPAAGSVAFAGRPLGAAAGAWPRAELARRVGVVPQGEEFAFPLTVRDLVEMGRYPHLGRWEPARAADRAVVDAAIARVGMQDFAERAVGTLSGGERQRARLARALAQVAAGPSGGPAPGAALALDEPTAALDLAHEMEVFGLVRALADAGTTVLLVTHNLNLAARHADQLVLMHEGRVAAAGAPADVLTAERVSHVYGWPVAVGTHAGPRGAAPQIVPLDPVPAAA, encoded by the coding sequence GTGACCGGCGCGGCCGCCGCGCCCGCCGGCTGGACCGCGCGGGAGCTCCGCTACCGCCACCCCGGCGCCGCGCGCCCCGCGGTCGACGGCGTGACGCTCGACGTGCCGCCCGCGCGCCTCACCGCCGTGCTCGGGCCCAACGGCGCGGGCAAGTCGACGCTGCTCGCCCTGTTGTTAGGCACCCTGCCGCCGGCCGCGGGCTCGGTCGCGTTCGCCGGCCGGCCGTTGGGCGCCGCGGCGGGGGCGTGGCCGCGCGCCGAGCTGGCGCGGCGCGTGGGCGTGGTGCCGCAGGGGGAAGAGTTCGCCTTCCCGCTCACCGTGCGCGACCTCGTCGAAATGGGCCGCTACCCGCACCTCGGCCGCTGGGAGCCCGCGCGCGCCGCGGACCGCGCGGTCGTCGACGCGGCCATCGCCCGCGTCGGCATGCAGGACTTCGCCGAGCGGGCGGTGGGCACGCTGAGCGGCGGCGAGCGGCAGCGCGCGCGGCTGGCGCGCGCGCTCGCCCAGGTGGCCGCGGGGCCGTCGGGGGGCCCCGCCCCGGGAGCCGCGCTCGCCCTCGACGAGCCCACCGCCGCGCTCGACCTCGCGCACGAGATGGAGGTCTTCGGCCTCGTGCGCGCCCTCGCCGACGCGGGCACCACGGTGCTCCTCGTCACCCACAACCTCAACCTCGCCGCGCGCCACGCCGACCAGCTCGTGCTCATGCACGAGGGGCGCGTGGCCGCGGCCGGGGCGCCCGCCGACGTGCTCACGGCCGAGCGCGTTTCGCACGTCTACGGCTGGCCCGTCGCCGTCGGCACGCACGCCGGCCCGCGCGGCGCGGCGCCGCAGATCGTCCCGCTCGACCCCGTCCCCGCCGCTGCCTAA
- a CDS encoding hemin ABC transporter permease: MTVGSAPSRWTLAARLVVLAAVLAAALVGAVRLGATSLSTGAVLRAVAGRGDPTVVTIVRALRLPRAVQAALVGAALAASGATFQALLRNPLADPYVLGVSSGAAAGAVFTIATGLAARSALALPAAAFAGAAGTMLLVLRIAAGVGRALDARVLLLAGVATSSFLVAAVWLALSFADVEAVRSAVFWMMGSHAGATWGSVGALGLCLAPALAALLALARPLNLLAVGEATAAHLGARVERTKLVAFGVATLLAAASVAASGTIGFVGLVVPHAVRLVWGSDHRALLPAAALAGATFLVAADTVARTAAGATELPVGVVTAFVGVPFFVWLLRRPGAA, translated from the coding sequence ATGACGGTAGGCAGTGCGCCCTCGCGCTGGACGCTCGCGGCGCGCCTCGTCGTGCTCGCCGCCGTGCTCGCCGCCGCGCTCGTCGGCGCGGTGCGGCTCGGCGCGACGTCGCTCTCGACCGGCGCCGTGCTCCGCGCGGTCGCCGGGCGCGGCGACCCGACCGTGGTCACGATCGTCCGCGCGCTGCGGCTGCCGCGCGCCGTACAGGCCGCGCTCGTCGGCGCCGCACTCGCGGCGAGCGGCGCGACGTTCCAGGCGCTGCTCCGCAACCCGCTCGCCGACCCCTACGTGCTCGGCGTGTCGAGCGGCGCGGCGGCCGGCGCGGTGTTCACCATCGCGACGGGGCTCGCCGCGCGTAGCGCGCTCGCGCTCCCCGCGGCCGCGTTCGCCGGCGCGGCCGGGACGATGCTGCTCGTCCTCCGCATCGCCGCGGGCGTCGGACGCGCGCTCGACGCGCGCGTGCTCCTCCTCGCCGGCGTCGCGACGAGCAGCTTCCTCGTCGCCGCGGTCTGGCTCGCGCTCTCCTTCGCCGACGTCGAGGCGGTGCGCTCGGCCGTCTTCTGGATGATGGGGAGCCACGCCGGCGCGACGTGGGGCTCGGTGGGCGCGTTAGGCCTCTGCCTCGCCCCGGCGCTCGCCGCGCTGCTCGCGCTCGCCCGCCCGCTCAACCTGCTCGCCGTCGGCGAGGCCACCGCCGCACACCTCGGCGCGCGCGTCGAGCGCACCAAGCTCGTCGCGTTCGGCGTCGCGACGCTACTCGCGGCCGCGTCGGTCGCGGCGAGCGGCACGATCGGCTTCGTCGGGCTCGTCGTGCCGCACGCGGTGCGGCTCGTCTGGGGGAGCGACCACCGCGCGCTGCTGCCGGCGGCGGCGCTCGCGGGCGCGACCTTCCTCGTCGCGGCCGACACCGTCGCCCGCACCGCGGCCGGCGCCACCGAGCTGCCCGTCGGCGTGGTCACCGCGTTCGTCGGCGTGCCGTTCTTCGTCTGGCTGCTGCGGCGGCCGGGGGCGGCGTGA
- a CDS encoding ABC transporter substrate-binding protein → MFSPQATRLRRAARLALGACVLAATRCGDRRAAAAPAAGRPAAITVTDDGGRPVHLAGPARRVVCLIPSATETLVALGAADRLVGRTRYDVAPEVAALPSVGGGLDPSVEAIVALRPDLVLGWENDRRGEVREKLASLGIPVFSLRTEDTVDVFRNLAAIGRLAGRDSAAAAVAASIHHDFDAVRRSVAGRPRPRVFYVVSNDPPMTAGPQTFVAQLVGLAGGQSIFPDVRQSWPTVSMEEIVRRAPDLVVVPRGERSRNEVPGTALAELRARGGWRDVGAVRAGHVVTVDENLVNRPGPHVGEAARALRAVLHPELAAAAAGR, encoded by the coding sequence GTGTTTTCCCCCCAGGCCACCAGACTCCGCCGCGCCGCGCGACTCGCGCTCGGCGCGTGCGTGCTCGCCGCCACGCGCTGCGGCGACCGGCGCGCGGCGGCGGCTCCCGCCGCGGGCCGGCCGGCCGCGATCACCGTCACCGACGACGGCGGCCGCCCCGTCCACCTCGCCGGCCCCGCGCGCCGCGTCGTCTGCCTCATCCCGAGCGCGACCGAGACCCTCGTCGCCCTCGGCGCCGCCGACCGCCTCGTCGGCCGCACGCGCTACGACGTCGCCCCCGAGGTCGCGGCGCTCCCGTCGGTGGGCGGCGGGCTCGACCCGAGCGTCGAGGCCATCGTCGCCCTCCGCCCCGACCTCGTGCTCGGCTGGGAGAACGACCGGCGCGGGGAGGTGCGCGAGAAGCTCGCCTCGTTAGGCATCCCCGTCTTCTCGCTCCGCACCGAGGACACGGTCGACGTCTTCCGCAACCTCGCCGCGATCGGCCGCCTCGCGGGGCGCGATTCCGCGGCCGCCGCGGTCGCCGCGTCGATCCACCACGACTTCGACGCCGTGCGCCGCTCCGTCGCCGGCCGGCCCCGGCCGCGCGTGTTCTACGTCGTCTCCAACGACCCGCCGATGACCGCGGGGCCGCAGACCTTCGTCGCGCAGCTCGTCGGCCTCGCGGGCGGCCAGTCGATCTTCCCCGACGTCCGGCAGTCGTGGCCGACGGTGAGCATGGAGGAGATCGTCCGCCGCGCGCCCGACCTCGTCGTCGTGCCGCGCGGCGAGCGGTCGCGCAACGAGGTGCCCGGCACCGCGCTCGCCGAGCTGCGCGCGCGCGGCGGCTGGCGCGACGTGGGCGCGGTGCGCGCGGGGCACGTCGTCACCGTCGACGAGAACCTCGTCAACCGCCCCGGCCCGCACGTCGGCGAGGCCGCGCGCGCGCTGCGCGCGGTGCTCCACCCCGAGCTCGCCGCCGCGGCGGCGGGACGGTAG
- a CDS encoding adenosylcobinamide kinase/adenosylcobinamide phosphate guanyltransferase — translation MPNASGAPGALPLTLLLGGVRSGKSARAVALAAALAGGRGRVLFAATAEAFDDDMARRIAAHRAERPAHWDTLEAPLDLPGALTRTLAAAPEPYAAVVVDCLTLWTSNLLLALPDPRNAEAVAAARAGELLAAAAAAAPAAAPAAGGPRWVVVSNEVGLGVVPPTPLGRAFRDALGRVNQRVAAAADEVTLMVAGLEVPVRRRAGGAAPA, via the coding sequence GTGCCTAACGCATCCGGCGCTCCCGGCGCGCTCCCCCTCACCCTCCTGCTCGGCGGCGTGCGGTCGGGCAAGAGCGCCCGCGCCGTCGCGCTGGCCGCGGCGCTCGCGGGGGGCCGCGGGCGCGTGCTGTTCGCCGCCACGGCGGAGGCGTTCGACGACGACATGGCGCGTCGGATCGCGGCGCACCGGGCCGAGCGGCCGGCGCACTGGGACACGCTGGAAGCGCCGCTCGACCTGCCGGGCGCGCTGACACGCACGCTCGCCGCCGCGCCGGAGCCTTACGCCGCCGTGGTCGTCGACTGCCTCACGCTCTGGACCAGCAACCTGCTGCTCGCGCTGCCCGACCCGCGCAACGCGGAGGCGGTCGCGGCGGCGCGGGCCGGCGAGCTGCTCGCGGCGGCGGCCGCGGCGGCGCCCGCGGCGGCGCCCGCGGCGGGCGGGCCGCGCTGGGTCGTGGTGAGCAACGAGGTCGGGCTCGGCGTCGTCCCGCCGACGCCGTTAGGCCGCGCCTTCCGCGACGCGCTCGGCCGCGTGAACCAGCGGGTCGCCGCGGCGGCGGACGAGGTGACGCTGATGGTGGCGGGGCTGGAGGTGCCGGTGCGGCGCCGCGCGGGCGGCGCCGCACCGGCCTAA
- a CDS encoding glycosyl transferase — MPAPPALDRVCFVLLTGLGDVVHGLPVATALKRAGVTRHVTWVAEPMPAQLLAGHPAVDRVVPFRRREGWRGVVALRRALRDAARAVGGFDAALNFNVYFKSAWPTLFSGAPLRLGFGRERARDGVWLAANRHVPPGPRRHTQDMFLEFLDALGVPHRRPSAPADWGLDALTPAERAARAAWAAGRSGRPRAAIVPASAVGAKDWPPERWAAVADALAARHGFEVVLVGGPGAHETAAAREVAARATRPVTWAMGDGVRRVAWTLGACALALAPDTGPLHVARALGVPVVGLYGHTNPWRVGPYRAYEDLWVDAYTPPGAEPDPSRFDPPPDDRMRAITVDEVLERVERAVARYGVLAGGV; from the coding sequence GTGCCCGCCCCGCCCGCCCTCGACCGCGTCTGCTTCGTCCTCCTCACCGGGCTCGGCGACGTCGTGCACGGGCTGCCGGTCGCGACCGCGCTCAAGCGCGCCGGCGTCACGCGGCACGTCACCTGGGTGGCGGAGCCGATGCCGGCGCAGTTGCTCGCGGGGCACCCGGCGGTCGACCGCGTGGTGCCGTTCCGCCGGCGCGAGGGCTGGCGCGGCGTCGTCGCGCTCCGGCGCGCGCTCCGCGACGCGGCGCGCGCGGTCGGCGGCTTCGACGCGGCGCTCAACTTCAACGTCTACTTCAAGAGCGCCTGGCCGACGCTGTTCTCGGGCGCGCCGCTCCGGCTCGGCTTCGGGCGCGAGCGGGCGAGGGACGGCGTCTGGCTCGCGGCCAACCGCCACGTCCCGCCCGGGCCGCGCCGGCACACGCAGGACATGTTCCTCGAGTTCCTGGACGCGTTAGGCGTGCCGCACCGCCGGCCGTCGGCGCCCGCCGACTGGGGGCTCGACGCGCTCACCCCCGCCGAACGCGCCGCCCGGGCGGCGTGGGCGGCCGGGCGGAGCGGGCGCCCGCGGGCGGCGATCGTGCCCGCGTCGGCGGTCGGAGCCAAGGACTGGCCGCCGGAGCGCTGGGCCGCGGTCGCCGACGCGCTCGCCGCGCGCCACGGGTTCGAGGTCGTGCTCGTCGGCGGCCCCGGGGCGCACGAGACGGCCGCCGCGCGCGAGGTCGCGGCGCGCGCGACGCGCCCGGTCACGTGGGCGATGGGCGACGGCGTGCGGCGCGTCGCGTGGACGTTGGGCGCGTGCGCCCTCGCGCTCGCGCCCGACACCGGGCCACTCCACGTCGCCCGCGCGTTAGGCGTGCCCGTCGTCGGGCTCTACGGGCACACCAATCCGTGGCGCGTGGGGCCGTACCGCGCGTACGAGGACCTCTGGGTCGACGCCTACACGCCGCCGGGCGCCGAGCCGGACCCGTCGCGCTTCGACCCGCCGCCCGACGACCGCATGCGGGCGATCACCGTCGACGAAGTGCTCGAGCGCGTGGAGCGGGCGGTGGCGCGCTACGGGGTGCTCGCCGGGGGCGTGTGA
- the gloA gene encoding lactoylglutathione lyase, giving the protein MNAAPASAPSASTPPVTGVVETALYVADLDRAARFYQQLLGSRVLLDEPGRLRALDVAGRQVLLLFKTGASDRQNPVPGGTVPPHDARGRIHVCFAVPAASLDAWEAHLAASDVEVISRVHAERGGTSLYLRDPDGHLVELATPGLWDGVY; this is encoded by the coding sequence GTGAACGCTGCGCCCGCGAGCGCTCCGTCCGCGAGCACGCCGCCCGTCACGGGCGTGGTCGAGACGGCGCTCTACGTGGCCGACCTCGACCGCGCGGCCCGCTTCTACCAACAGCTCCTCGGCTCGCGCGTCCTGCTGGACGAGCCCGGGCGCCTGCGCGCACTGGACGTGGCGGGGCGACAGGTGCTCCTTCTTTTCAAGACCGGCGCGTCAGACCGGCAGAACCCGGTCCCCGGCGGCACGGTGCCGCCCCACGACGCGCGCGGCCGCATCCACGTGTGCTTCGCCGTGCCAGCCGCCTCACTCGACGCCTGGGAGGCCCACCTCGCCGCGTCCGACGTCGAGGTGATCAGCCGCGTGCACGCGGAGCGCGGCGGGACGTCGCTGTACCTGCGCGATCCGGACGGCCACCTCGTCGAACTCGCGACGCCGGGGCTGTGGGACGGCGTGTACTGA
- a CDS encoding DNA-binding response regulator: MSLDEGGSAGRVIFVEDDAFIVRFFQRVLREARFEVVAAGSVAEGRRALLGAHDAVLLDVELPDASGLTLLEELRARGDRSPVIILTGRGGDEEVVRGLDAGADDYIEKPVGGAVLLARLRAVIRRGAHQATGRREAGVLSLGPLTLDRLARRATVDGQVLDLTPKEFTLLEYLLLCAEETVTRAELLDHVWELQGEPESNVVDAHMARLRAKLRAVSDRPDILTVRGKGFVLTAA, translated from the coding sequence GTGTCACTCGACGAGGGTGGGTCCGCGGGTCGCGTCATCTTCGTCGAAGATGACGCGTTCATCGTGCGCTTCTTCCAGCGCGTCCTCCGAGAGGCACGCTTCGAGGTCGTCGCCGCCGGGAGCGTCGCCGAGGGGCGCCGAGCGTTGCTCGGCGCCCACGACGCCGTGCTGCTGGACGTCGAGTTGCCGGACGCGAGCGGGCTCACGTTGCTCGAAGAGCTCCGCGCGCGCGGCGACCGCTCCCCGGTGATCATCCTCACCGGGCGCGGCGGCGACGAGGAAGTCGTCCGAGGGCTCGACGCGGGCGCCGACGATTACATCGAGAAGCCGGTGGGCGGCGCGGTCCTGCTCGCGCGCCTGCGGGCCGTGATCCGCCGCGGCGCGCACCAGGCGACCGGACGACGCGAGGCCGGCGTCCTCTCGCTCGGCCCACTCACCCTGGACCGCCTCGCGCGGCGCGCGACCGTCGACGGCCAGGTGCTCGACCTCACGCCCAAGGAGTTCACCCTCCTCGAGTACCTCCTGCTCTGCGCGGAGGAGACCGTCACCCGGGCCGAACTGCTCGACCACGTGTGGGAGCTGCAGGGCGAGCCCGAATCGAACGTCGTCGACGCCCACATGGCGCGCCTCCGCGCCAAGCTCCGGGCCGTGTCCGACCGCCCGGACATCCTGACCGTCCGCGGCAAGGGGTTCGTCCTCACCGCGGCGTGA